The genomic DNA ATGCTCACTTTAATTTAGCGAGGGAGGATGTTCACTTTTCTCAGAAAAGTATCGCTCTGCTAAAAGCCGAACAAGTGGTGATGGATTGCGGGATCAATTTTGCGATCATTCGCTGTAGTGGTTTAGTGGATGACAAGCGCCACCCATCTCGATTTGTCTCTCGTCTCAAGTCCATAAGTACTCAGGCACCCGCGAACATGTTACACAAACGCGATGCTATTGGCTTTATTACCCTCGCTTTAGATGCAGTGAATCATCAGGTGGTGAATGTATCGACACCCAACACTTGCGATAAAGCGACGTTTTATACCGCCGCATTAAAAGAAAGTAAGGTCACACCTGCATCTAGCGTCGCTTTGCCTACAATTGTGCATACACCAGATAAAAAAATAGACAGTTCATTGTCCCAGCAACTAGGGTATCAATACCTGTACCAACACAGCCTAGACTTATTGTAATACCATCGCAGTAATTAATTAGAATTTTTGATTGTAGAATAACGACTTATCGAAAAATTCCCTCCTTGATTTCGAGCACTTTTCCTACGCTATTTCTGAACACTGACTTGGTGTGATTGATATAACTGATCATTCTAGCTTGTTAAAACAAAAAACCAGCCGTGAGCAAATTAATGCTATGACTGGTTTTTTAATATAACGTCACAGAAATAGGGTCATAGGAGTGTGCCCTTTCGAGCACAGATCACCATTTATATCACCTCAGCTTCATCCATCGCTTGGCTATCTAAAGTGTTTTGTGCAAAGCCTCTCAAGCCCACCACATGTACATGCTCGTGATCTTTAAACACTTTACGCACTAACTTATAGGTGGTGCCTTTTTCTGGGCTGATGTTCTCAGGTGCAGCAATAAGTAACTGCATATTTAAACGGTCACACAGTTCAAATAAGGTCGCAATAGACTTCGCATCCAAGCGCGCAGCTTCATCTAAGAACAATAAGCGACATGGCACAATATCTTTGCTGCGCAAACGGCGGGACTCTTCCTCCCAGCTCTGTACCACCATCAATAGAATTGACTGACCAGTACCGATAGCCTCACCCGTTGAAAGAGCGCCAGATTCTGCTTGTAACCACCCTTCTGAGCCACGGTTAACTTCTACGCCCATAGCAAGGTAGTTGCGGTAATCCAGTAATTCTTCGCCCAAAATTTGCGGTGAGCGTTGCCCCATATCAATATGTGGATTCACCCGTTGGAACAGCTTCGCTATCGCTTCTGAGAAGGTAAGACGAGAGTTGTCGAACAATTGCTGATGGGCTTTGTCTGGGTTGGCCAAACTGTCTAGCAAGATTTGATGACTTTCACGAATTTCAACGTTAAGACGCACCCCATTCACCTGACCGAAATGAATATTCGATAAACCTTGGTTAAGGATACGAATACGATTTTGCTCACGCTGAATGGTCTTCTTAATGATACTAGAAACCGACTCAGAGCTGATTGCCAAACGATTCTCACGTTGGTTTAGCTCTTCGGTTAAACGGCCTAGCTCCACTTCCATCTCTTCGATAGCCTCTACAGGATCATCGGTGCGGATAATATCCTGACGAATTCGTTCACGCAGATATTGATACACCGCAATATAGAACAGTACTTTACGTTCAGGGTATGCGGTATCTTCTGATGCGCGCAGTGAATCACGTAAGGAGTCATCATTAGCAACCGCTAAACGAAGCGCACCTAAAGATTTATCTGACATAGAGCGAAGCTCACCCTCAGACAAATACGCCAACTCACGTTTGTGTAGGCGGCGTTCGACATCATGCAATCGCGCCAATTTAAGTACCGAGCACCAACCCGCTTTTGCTGTCACAACAAACGCACGCAGTTCTTTGTACTCTTTTTGTTGTTTTTTCAGAGCTTTGGTTGCACTGCGCAACTCCATTTCGGTTGCGGTAACTGTTTTTTGCATCTGTGCTTGAGTGCTACGAGAGGTCTCGATACGTTGATGCAACGCCTCTTTACGGCTGTGTGCTCGCTGTAAAATCCCCTCATCTAATATCACTCCGGCGTCATTCAGTTCCTGACGAAACTCTTGAACTGTCTCAGATTTGGTTTGATGAGAGCTTTTCAGTGTGGCCAATAACTGATTGTATTGTTGGAACTGTTGCTGAGCCTGTTTAAAGCTCACTCTGGCACGTTCTTTTTCTTGCTCTGCTGTGGTCAGTTTTAATTTAAGCTGTTCGCTTAACTCACTGCTTTTATCCAGCAATTGCACAGAATCGGCGTAAGCAAAGTGCGCTTTACGTCCTAATACATTCGATAGGGCGAAGGTTTTTTGTTTATTTAATTGCAACGCTTTATCTAACGCTTCATATTCCGCTTGCAAGGCATCAAATTGTTCAGGATCGGTGTCTAAAGCGCTGGCAATAGGCTCTAGTTGCTGCAAGATTTTACCAAAGCGGTCTAAATAGCGTTTACTTTCATTAAGCTGTTGCAGTTTTGTGGCCACTTCTTCGACCCGCTCAGCTAAGGTCTCATCGTCTACAAGATGCAGATATGGCGAGATCTTATCTAATGCGGCCAGGGCTTTCTTACCTTTAGCAAGTGCCTGTTTATGCTCGGTTTCTGCGGTTTGCAACTTAGAAAGCTGCTCTAAAAGCGTGTTACGTTGACTGCGAAGTGAGTGGATACTTTGCTCAGGATCGTCTTCAAAAGCAACTTGTGCATGATGGGCAACAAAATCATTAAAGGCTTGGTATAAACGCTGCGCTTTTTGCGCATCAAATGACGCTTTGGCGTAATCTTCAACGATCTGATCACGCTGTTCACGTAAGATCTCTAAACGAGATTCACGGGCGGCGCGACCAAATAATGGCACTTTAGGGAAACGAGAAAAACGCAGTTGCTGCTCGCTCACTTGAACGCACACCGCCCCTGCAAACTCTTCCACTTCAAACTGGCTGTCATCAAAGGCGTCCACATCCCCTTCAAGGATGTACACATCGTCTGGGCAGTCATCAAACTCCACCAAGCGCTCTTTGATTCCGCTCATATCAGACACCACAATGGCGTGACGGGCAGGACCATACATAGCACTGAAATACGGAGCATCTTCTAATGTGATGTCATCGTAAATCTCCGAAAGCAGAACGCCACCGACACTGTCAGCCAAAGCTTTAAGGCGAGCGTCATTCGCCCCCCCTGGGGCTGCAAGAGCTTCAATTTCTTTTTCAATGTCTGTGCGACGCAGTGCTAAAGCATCTTTATTGGAAAGTAACGACTTTTCTGTTTCCAGCACTTGTTGCATGGTGGCCATGACCGATTGCGCATCGGTTAGGGAGACCTCTGTTTGCTCACTGATCTGAGTTAACGCATCATTAGCTTTAATCCATTTTGGCGCAATGGACTCGAAACGTTGAATATCACTAACGATTTGCTTTTCATTGCGGCGCATTTCCATCAAGCTTTCACGGCCAGATTCTATACTTTGCTCTGCCGTTTCAATCACTTGTGATTGACGTTCGTACTCAACTTCTAAATCCGCTTCGTCCATGATCTGACTGGCAAATTGTTGCTGATACTCCGCCAGTTGTCCTTGCACGCTTTTTTGCTTGGTTAACGCTTTGCTCATCTCTTGTTGCTGAGACTGCCAGTGACTTAACTGTTGAACATCGTTATTGGCCGCCACCGCTTTAGCCAAGGCGCTCTTAGCAAAACGGGCTGCCTCACTGCGAGAGCAATCCGCATCTAATTGTTTCACCAAATCAAAGGCGCGATTAAACTGCTGAGCACTGGCCGAGTTAAGATCTAGCTTGTGTTTCAGTGACAATATATGCGCAGTTTGCGATTGCTGTTCTGTACCAAGTTGCGTAATCAGTGCAGGAATAGCATCCACACTGTCAATGTCTAAACCACATAGCTCACGTGTCTCTTGTAGCGCTTTTATGGCTTGTTGATATTGCAGAGCTCGAGTTTGCTGAACATCTAGCGCTTGTTGATAATCGGCAAGTTGCGATTTCAGACTATCCACTTCTTGTTCGGTTAATTCACTTTGCTCTTCGGCAGCCATTAACCGCTCTTGGGCTTCTTCCACCACCATGACTTGCTCTTCAAGGCGCTCACTCAGCTCAATCAAATCCTCTTCATAGCGAGCAATTTTTTGTTGCTGTTGCAAAGCACTTTGCACTAATTGCAAGTAATCGGATGCCGATTGATGATCTTGCTCTAGAGCCGAATATTCATCGACAATGGCGTTTAGCTGCTGCTGGGTGGTATTGAGTAGCGTATTGTTGTCTAAAATTTGCTGGCGATTATTAAATAGCTCCGCGCGCAATCCCAATGTCGCCTCTAACTTAGTGCGGCGTTGATTGGCGTGGCGCATGTAATCGGCAGCCACATAACTGGTGGACTCGGTAAGCAAGTGCTTAAACAAGTCTCTATCTGCTTGGGTATTTTTGATCGCTTCAAGGGTGATGCGGTTCTCGCGAAGCGCCGATTCCATATCTTGGAACGCTTTTTTCACGCCACCATTTTGTGGCAGTAAGTAGTCACGCAGTGAA from Vibrio rarus includes the following:
- a CDS encoding NAD-dependent epimerase/dehydratase family protein, producing the protein MASILIVGAGWLGRPLAKQLSTLGHQVSVTNSQQNSVLLSQQYGLQSSLIQLPLTHSTTFSALINSLNIDIVIGCITPGFRRQQTPDWDSYANNWQQICDGAARGGAKKIIMVSSTAVYPSIAKEMVEQDAHFNLAREDVHFSQKSIALLKAEQVVMDCGINFAIIRCSGLVDDKRHPSRFVSRLKSISTQAPANMLHKRDAIGFITLALDAVNHQVVNVSTPNTCDKATFYTAALKESKVTPASSVALPTIVHTPDKKIDSSLSQQLGYQYLYQHSLDLL
- the mukB gene encoding chromosome partition protein MukB → MIERGKYQSLTMVNWNGFFARTFDIDGLVTTLSGGNGAGKSTTMAAFITTLIPDQSLLHFRNTTEAGSSQASRDKGLYGKLQPGVCYAALEVVNSRNQRLVFAVKLQQIAGRDKKVDIKPFLIQGLPSSMKAAQLFIETINETQAKVCQLNDVKERVAQIEGAQFKAFNSITDYHAQMFDFGVVPKKLRNSSDRSKFYRLIEASLYGGISSTITRSLRDYLLPQNGGVKKAFQDMESALRENRITLEAIKNTQADRDLFKHLLTESTSYVAADYMRHANQRRTKLEATLGLRAELFNNRQQILDNNTLLNTTQQQLNAIVDEYSALEQDHQSASDYLQLVQSALQQQQKIARYEEDLIELSERLEEQVMVVEEAQERLMAAEEQSELTEQEVDSLKSQLADYQQALDVQQTRALQYQQAIKALQETRELCGLDIDSVDAIPALITQLGTEQQSQTAHILSLKHKLDLNSASAQQFNRAFDLVKQLDADCSRSEAARFAKSALAKAVAANNDVQQLSHWQSQQQEMSKALTKQKSVQGQLAEYQQQFASQIMDEADLEVEYERQSQVIETAEQSIESGRESLMEMRRNEKQIVSDIQRFESIAPKWIKANDALTQISEQTEVSLTDAQSVMATMQQVLETEKSLLSNKDALALRRTDIEKEIEALAAPGGANDARLKALADSVGGVLLSEIYDDITLEDAPYFSAMYGPARHAIVVSDMSGIKERLVEFDDCPDDVYILEGDVDAFDDSQFEVEEFAGAVCVQVSEQQLRFSRFPKVPLFGRAARESRLEILREQRDQIVEDYAKASFDAQKAQRLYQAFNDFVAHHAQVAFEDDPEQSIHSLRSQRNTLLEQLSKLQTAETEHKQALAKGKKALAALDKISPYLHLVDDETLAERVEEVATKLQQLNESKRYLDRFGKILQQLEPIASALDTDPEQFDALQAEYEALDKALQLNKQKTFALSNVLGRKAHFAYADSVQLLDKSSELSEQLKLKLTTAEQEKERARVSFKQAQQQFQQYNQLLATLKSSHQTKSETVQEFRQELNDAGVILDEGILQRAHSRKEALHQRIETSRSTQAQMQKTVTATEMELRSATKALKKQQKEYKELRAFVVTAKAGWCSVLKLARLHDVERRLHKRELAYLSEGELRSMSDKSLGALRLAVANDDSLRDSLRASEDTAYPERKVLFYIAVYQYLRERIRQDIIRTDDPVEAIEEMEVELGRLTEELNQRENRLAISSESVSSIIKKTIQREQNRIRILNQGLSNIHFGQVNGVRLNVEIRESHQILLDSLANPDKAHQQLFDNSRLTFSEAIAKLFQRVNPHIDMGQRSPQILGEELLDYRNYLAMGVEVNRGSEGWLQAESGALSTGEAIGTGQSILLMVVQSWEEESRRLRSKDIVPCRLLFLDEAARLDAKSIATLFELCDRLNMQLLIAAPENISPEKGTTYKLVRKVFKDHEHVHVVGLRGFAQNTLDSQAMDEAEVI